From one Paeniglutamicibacter psychrophenolicus genomic stretch:
- the prfA gene encoding peptide chain release factor 1, with translation MFESVQGLLDEHAALQAQLSDPAVYQDQAMARKLGRRSAELNGIVEAHKRWKQATEDLEAAREMADEDPDFAAEVAELEVKLPVLEEKLRRLLIPRDPNDARDVILEVKGGEGGDEAALFAADLLRMYTRYAENMGWKTELISFNESDLGGYKDAQMAIKGKSNDPAQGVYAHLKFEGGVHRVQRVPQTESQGRIHTSAAGVLILPEVDEPEEVDIHPNDLKVDVYRSSGPGGQSVNTTDSAVRLTHIPTGIVVAMQNEKSQIQNREAAMRVLRSRLLAHQQAIIDAENSDIRKSQVRTMDRSERIRTYNYPENRIADHRTGYKAYNLDHVMNGELEPLINSCIEMDEQQRLDAIGGDKG, from the coding sequence ATGTTTGAGTCCGTACAGGGCCTTCTCGATGAGCACGCAGCCCTCCAGGCGCAGCTCTCGGACCCCGCCGTCTACCAGGACCAGGCGATGGCCCGCAAGCTCGGGCGCCGCTCGGCCGAACTCAACGGGATCGTCGAGGCGCACAAGCGCTGGAAGCAGGCCACCGAGGACCTCGAGGCTGCCCGCGAGATGGCCGACGAGGACCCGGACTTCGCCGCAGAGGTCGCCGAGCTCGAGGTGAAGCTGCCCGTGCTCGAGGAGAAGCTGCGCCGGCTGCTGATCCCGCGCGACCCCAACGACGCACGCGACGTGATCCTCGAGGTCAAGGGCGGGGAAGGCGGCGACGAGGCGGCGCTGTTCGCCGCGGACCTGTTGCGCATGTACACCCGCTACGCGGAGAACATGGGCTGGAAGACCGAGCTGATCTCCTTCAACGAGTCGGACCTCGGCGGCTACAAGGACGCCCAGATGGCCATCAAGGGCAAGTCCAACGACCCGGCCCAGGGCGTCTACGCGCACCTGAAGTTCGAGGGCGGGGTGCACCGCGTCCAGCGCGTGCCGCAGACCGAATCCCAGGGCCGCATCCACACCTCGGCCGCCGGCGTGCTGATCCTGCCCGAGGTCGACGAGCCCGAAGAGGTCGACATCCACCCGAACGACCTGAAGGTCGATGTCTACCGCTCCTCGGGCCCCGGCGGCCAGTCGGTGAACACCACCGACTCCGCGGTGCGCCTGACCCACATCCCCACCGGCATCGTGGTGGCCATGCAGAACGAGAAGTCGCAGATCCAGAACCGCGAGGCCGCGATGCGCGTGCTGCGTTCGCGCCTGCTGGCCCACCAGCAGGCCATCATCGACGCGGAGAACTCCGACATCCGCAAGTCCCAGGTGCGCACCATGGACCGCTCCGAGCGCATCCGCACCTACAACTACCCGGAAAACCGGATCGCGGACCACCGCACCGGCTACAAGGCGTACAACCTCGACCACGTGATGAACGGCGAGCTCGAACCGCTGATCAACTCCTGCATCGAGATGGACGAGCAGCAGCGCCTTGACGCCATCGGCGGGGACAAGGGCTAG
- the thrC gene encoding threonine synthase has product MAHQWRGVIREYAERLPVDENTRVITLGEGGTPLVFAPALSALTGSEVYLKVEGMNPTGSFKDRGMTMAMTAAVAAGAKAVVCASTGNTSASAAAYATQAGLKCAVLVPDGKISMGKMSQAIAHGADIIQIDGNFDNCLEVARKLSENYPVFLVNSVNPARIEGQKTGAFEVVDSLGDAPDYHVLPVGNAGNITAYWKGYKEYASEYTNFAGEVLAPVSTKTPIMWGFQAAGAAPIVLGHPVTEPDTIATAIRIGNPASWQQAEEARDESGGIIDSVTDTEILAAHRWLSSREGVFVEPGSAAGVAGIIKHHAAGNVPAGKKIVITVTGHGLKDPDWALKTADGSPVTPTKVAFDVVSVASALGLA; this is encoded by the coding sequence GTGGCCCACCAGTGGCGCGGAGTCATCCGCGAATATGCCGAACGCCTGCCCGTTGACGAAAACACCCGGGTCATCACCCTGGGCGAGGGCGGCACGCCCTTGGTGTTCGCCCCCGCACTGAGCGCGCTCACCGGCTCCGAGGTCTACCTCAAGGTCGAGGGCATGAACCCGACCGGCTCCTTCAAGGACCGCGGAATGACCATGGCGATGACCGCCGCTGTCGCCGCCGGCGCGAAGGCAGTGGTGTGCGCCTCGACGGGCAACACCTCGGCCTCCGCCGCCGCCTACGCCACCCAGGCCGGGCTCAAGTGCGCCGTGCTGGTGCCGGACGGAAAGATCTCCATGGGCAAGATGTCCCAGGCGATCGCGCACGGTGCCGACATCATCCAGATCGACGGGAACTTCGACAACTGCCTCGAGGTCGCCCGCAAGCTCAGCGAAAACTACCCGGTGTTCCTGGTGAACTCGGTGAACCCCGCCCGCATCGAGGGCCAGAAGACCGGCGCCTTCGAGGTCGTCGACTCCCTGGGCGACGCCCCGGACTACCACGTGCTGCCGGTTGGCAACGCGGGCAACATCACCGCCTACTGGAAGGGCTACAAGGAGTACGCTTCCGAGTACACCAACTTCGCCGGCGAGGTCCTCGCACCGGTGTCCACCAAGACCCCCATCATGTGGGGCTTCCAGGCCGCCGGCGCGGCCCCCATCGTGCTGGGCCACCCGGTGACCGAGCCCGACACCATCGCCACCGCCATCCGCATCGGCAACCCCGCCTCCTGGCAGCAGGCCGAAGAGGCCCGCGACGAATCCGGCGGAATCATCGACTCGGTGACCGATACGGAGATCCTCGCCGCGCACCGCTGGCTCTCCTCCCGCGAGGGCGTCTTCGTGGAGCCGGGCTCCGCCGCGGGAGTCGCCGGGATCATCAAGCACCACGCAGCGGGCAACGTCCCGGCGGGCAAGAAGATCGTCATCACGGTGACCGGCCACGGACTGAAGGACCCGGACTGGGCCCTGAAGACCGCCGACGGATCGCCCGTCACCCCGACCAAGGTCGCCTTCGACGTCGTCTCGGTGGCCTCGGCCCTCGGCCTGGCCTAG
- the prmC gene encoding peptide chain release factor N(5)-glutamine methyltransferase — translation MSEPGFGRPLAQVLSGAAAVLEAAKVPSPRVDAELLAAHVLGISRGRLASMVMMGECFTAGDAEAYALLVSKRATRIPLQHLTGLAHFRYLDLAVGPGVFVPRPETESVVQLAIDFAAGLVQPLLVDLGTGSGAIAGSLAHELKGARVHAVELSDDAFGYAARNLEPLGVHLVKGDLADALPELDGSCDVVVSNPPYIPANAVPREPEARDHDPAMALYGGGEDGMVLPRAAEASAARLLRPGGFFVMEHAEVQAEAMAAMFAASGHWEKIETHLDLTGRDRATSGIRR, via the coding sequence GTGAGCGAACCGGGTTTCGGCAGGCCGCTGGCGCAGGTGCTCAGCGGTGCCGCCGCCGTCCTCGAGGCGGCGAAAGTCCCCTCCCCGCGGGTGGACGCCGAGCTGCTGGCCGCCCACGTGCTGGGCATTTCCCGCGGCCGGCTCGCCTCCATGGTGATGATGGGGGAGTGCTTCACCGCCGGGGATGCCGAGGCGTACGCGCTGTTGGTTTCCAAGCGCGCGACCCGCATCCCGCTGCAGCACCTCACCGGGCTCGCCCACTTCCGCTACCTGGACCTGGCGGTGGGCCCGGGGGTGTTCGTCCCGCGCCCCGAGACCGAATCGGTGGTCCAGCTGGCCATCGACTTCGCCGCCGGCCTGGTCCAGCCGCTGCTGGTGGACCTGGGAACCGGGTCCGGGGCCATCGCCGGGTCCCTGGCCCACGAGCTGAAGGGTGCCCGCGTGCATGCGGTGGAGCTCTCCGATGACGCCTTCGGCTACGCGGCGCGCAACCTCGAACCGCTGGGCGTGCACCTGGTCAAGGGGGACCTGGCCGACGCGCTGCCCGAGCTCGACGGCAGCTGCGACGTGGTCGTGTCCAACCCGCCCTACATCCCGGCCAACGCGGTCCCGCGCGAGCCCGAGGCCCGCGACCACGACCCGGCCATGGCGCTGTACGGCGGCGGGGAGGACGGAATGGTCCTGCCACGGGCCGCGGAGGCCTCCGCCGCACGGCTGCTGCGCCCCGGCGGCTTCTTCGTCATGGAGCACGCAGAGGTCCAGGCCGAGGCCATGGCCGCAATGTTTGCCGCCTCCGGGCACTGGGAGAAGATCGAGACCCATCTGGATCTGACCGGCAGGGACCGGGCCACCAGCGGCATCCGCCGCTAG
- the thrB gene encoding homoserine kinase translates to MAQIQAGQTIAVHVPATSANLGPGFDVLGLALGVYDTLVVHTLAEPGVSVEVTGEGADTLPTDETHLIARTILERWAELGFEPAGLRIEASNNIPHGRGMGSSAAAMVSALAAANALLPAASQVPLEEIFQAASRWEGHPDNVAPAVYGGLTLSWSTEAGFGTVQGKLHEDIVPVIAIPDVELSTAMARGLLPATVPHAVAAANGGRVGLLIHALAHDPSVLLVGTEDFLHQGFRAPAMEPSAALIARLRAAGHAAVVSGAGPTVLVLCAGQAQAKEAAAAVFAFAESHGETTWRVRIESVPPTGVRVEVL, encoded by the coding sequence ATGGCGCAGATCCAAGCCGGACAAACCATTGCCGTCCACGTGCCGGCCACGAGCGCGAACCTGGGGCCCGGCTTCGACGTGCTGGGCCTGGCGCTGGGGGTGTACGACACCCTGGTGGTGCACACCCTCGCCGAGCCCGGCGTCAGCGTGGAAGTCACCGGGGAGGGCGCCGACACGCTGCCCACCGACGAGACCCACCTGATCGCCCGGACGATCCTGGAGCGCTGGGCGGAACTGGGCTTCGAGCCGGCCGGGCTGCGCATCGAGGCGAGCAACAACATCCCGCACGGCCGCGGCATGGGATCGAGCGCCGCGGCCATGGTCAGTGCGCTGGCCGCCGCGAACGCGCTGCTCCCCGCCGCGTCGCAGGTCCCGCTGGAGGAAATCTTCCAGGCCGCCTCGCGCTGGGAGGGTCACCCGGACAACGTCGCCCCGGCCGTCTACGGCGGGTTGACGCTGTCCTGGAGCACCGAGGCCGGATTCGGCACGGTGCAAGGGAAGCTGCACGAAGACATCGTCCCGGTCATCGCGATTCCCGACGTCGAGCTGTCCACCGCCATGGCGCGCGGGCTGCTGCCTGCGACCGTGCCGCATGCGGTGGCCGCGGCCAACGGGGGACGGGTGGGCCTGCTCATCCACGCCCTGGCCCATGACCCGTCGGTGCTGCTGGTCGGCACCGAGGACTTCCTGCACCAGGGCTTCCGGGCGCCGGCCATGGAGCCCAGCGCCGCGCTGATTGCCCGGCTGCGGGCGGCGGGGCATGCGGCAGTGGTCTCCGGGGCCGGACCCACGGTGCTGGTGCTGTGCGCCGGGCAGGCCCAGGCCAAGGAGGCCGCAGCGGCCGTTTTCGCGTTCGCGGAAAGCCACGGCGAAACAACCTGGCGTGTCCGGATTGAGTCCGTACCGCCAACGGGTGTTAGAGTAGAAGTGCTTTAG
- the rho gene encoding transcription termination factor Rho: MTETTSLIAGVEENNASKGGGLAGLKLAQLQVLASQLGITGGSRMRKNDLVTAISNHQRGGSVADRDAKAKAEPKAEAKTEAPAKAESKAPAKTAAKTPAKSAAKTASKPAETETAAAPAAEAKAEAPARRTRSRRADSSGTAAPAAETAPVAAEPKTTEAPAPEAKATEAPASEERAPRRNTRNRRAESTGTAAAEAPAEASAAPEQASAESTDSSESNQDSNEPRNERGDRHERNRNRRDRNRNRRESNNNDSSEHGDNAEAPEEKPAEVRSNDRSNDRSNDRSNDTKSADRSEDRVREGSEDRAANRRERNRERNERNRDRNRDRNDRPDRGNDRNDRNDRNDRNDRTDRNNRRGRNRNQPDVDDTEFSDTDVLLPVAGILDVLDNYAFIRTSGYLAGPSDVYVTLNQVKKYNLRKGDAVVGAIRAPRENENANSRAKFNALVKLTAINGKAPEENTNRVDFSKLTPLYPTERLRLETDPKLVGPRVIDLVAPIGKGQRGLIVSPPKAGKTLILQSIANAITINNPEVHLMMVLVDERPEEVTDMQRTVKGEVIASTFDRPADDHTTVAELAIERAKRLVEMGMDVVVLLDSMTRLGRAYNLAAPASGRILSGGVDSSALYPPKRFFGAARNIENGGSLTILATALVETGSKMDEVIFEEFKGTGNMELRLSRKLADKRIFPAVDVNESGTRREEKLLSPDEVRIMWRLRRVLSGLDTQQALETLTGKIRETSSNAEFLMLINKTTLGSKNDA, translated from the coding sequence GTGACCGAAACCACCAGCCTTATTGCAGGCGTGGAAGAAAACAACGCATCCAAGGGCGGCGGACTTGCCGGCCTGAAACTTGCACAATTGCAGGTGCTTGCGTCCCAGCTGGGTATCACCGGCGGTTCGCGGATGCGCAAGAACGATCTTGTCACCGCGATCTCGAACCACCAACGTGGCGGTTCCGTGGCCGACCGCGACGCCAAGGCCAAGGCAGAGCCCAAGGCCGAGGCCAAGACCGAGGCCCCCGCCAAGGCAGAGTCGAAGGCCCCCGCCAAGACCGCCGCGAAGACCCCGGCCAAGAGCGCTGCCAAGACGGCAAGCAAGCCCGCCGAAACCGAGACCGCTGCAGCCCCGGCCGCCGAGGCCAAGGCCGAAGCGCCGGCCCGCCGCACCCGCAGCCGCCGCGCCGATTCCTCCGGAACCGCTGCCCCTGCCGCGGAAACCGCACCGGTCGCCGCCGAGCCGAAGACCACCGAGGCTCCGGCTCCCGAGGCCAAGGCCACCGAGGCACCGGCCAGCGAAGAGCGCGCACCGCGCCGCAACACCCGCAACCGCCGTGCCGAGTCGACCGGAACCGCAGCCGCCGAGGCCCCGGCCGAGGCATCCGCCGCGCCCGAGCAGGCATCGGCCGAGTCCACCGACTCCTCCGAGTCGAACCAGGACAGCAACGAGCCACGCAACGAGCGCGGCGACCGCCACGAGCGCAACCGCAACCGCCGCGACCGCAACCGCAACCGCCGCGAGAGCAACAACAACGATTCCTCCGAGCACGGCGACAACGCCGAGGCACCCGAGGAGAAGCCGGCCGAGGTTCGCTCGAACGACCGCTCCAACGACCGCTCCAACGACCGCTCGAACGACACGAAGTCGGCCGACCGCTCCGAGGACCGGGTCCGCGAAGGTTCCGAAGACCGTGCCGCCAACCGCCGCGAACGCAACCGCGAGCGCAACGAACGCAACCGCGACCGCAACCGCGACCGGAACGACCGCCCGGATCGCGGCAACGACCGGAACGACCGGAACGATCGCAACGATCGCAACGACCGTACGGACCGCAACAACCGCCGCGGCCGCAACCGCAACCAGCCCGATGTCGATGACACCGAGTTCAGCGACACGGACGTGCTGCTTCCGGTCGCCGGCATCCTGGACGTGCTGGACAACTACGCGTTCATCCGCACCTCCGGCTACCTCGCCGGCCCGTCGGACGTCTACGTCACGCTGAACCAGGTCAAGAAGTACAACCTGCGCAAGGGCGATGCAGTGGTTGGCGCCATCCGCGCCCCCCGCGAAAACGAGAACGCCAACTCGCGCGCCAAGTTCAACGCCCTGGTCAAGCTCACCGCGATCAACGGCAAGGCCCCGGAGGAGAACACCAACCGCGTCGACTTCTCCAAGCTGACCCCGCTGTACCCGACCGAGCGCCTGCGCCTGGAAACCGACCCGAAGCTCGTCGGCCCGCGCGTCATCGATCTGGTCGCCCCGATCGGCAAGGGCCAGCGCGGCCTGATCGTCTCGCCGCCGAAGGCCGGCAAGACGCTGATCCTGCAGTCCATCGCGAACGCCATCACCATCAACAACCCAGAGGTCCACCTCATGATGGTGTTGGTTGACGAGCGTCCCGAAGAAGTCACCGACATGCAGCGCACCGTCAAGGGCGAGGTCATCGCCTCGACCTTCGACCGCCCGGCGGACGACCACACCACCGTTGCCGAGCTGGCCATCGAGCGCGCCAAGCGCCTGGTGGAAATGGGCATGGACGTCGTGGTCCTGCTGGACTCGATGACCCGCCTGGGCCGTGCCTACAACCTGGCCGCCCCGGCCTCCGGGCGCATCCTCTCCGGCGGTGTCGATTCCTCGGCACTGTACCCGCCCAAGCGCTTCTTCGGTGCCGCACGCAACATCGAAAACGGCGGCTCGCTGACCATCCTGGCCACCGCGCTGGTGGAGACCGGGTCCAAGATGGACGAGGTCATCTTCGAGGAGTTCAAGGGCACCGGCAACATGGAGCTGCGCCTGAGCCGCAAGCTCGCGGACAAGCGCATCTTCCCGGCAGTCGACGTCAACGAGTCGGGCACCCGCCGCGAGGAGAAGCTGCTCTCGCCGGACGAGGTTCGCATCATGTGGCGCCTGCGCCGCGTGCTCTCGGGCCTGGACACCCAGCAGGCGCTGGAGACCCTCACGGGCAAGATCCGCGAGACCTCCTCGAACGCCGAGTTCCTGATGCTCATCAACAAGACCACGTTGGGCTCCAAGAACGACGCCTAG
- the lysA gene encoding diaminopimelate decarboxylase, whose protein sequence is MAISPLAPSWLSFPQDANALRPIEWAAGVARSADGELAVQGIGVKELAREFGTPLFVLDEDDFRARARGFKQAFDEAFKDLCGGVDVYYAGKAFLSIEVARWVTAEGLRLDTCSGGEMAVARVAGVPAVNLSLHGNNKSVTEIRTALEADLGRIVVDSLDELERVADLARETGKRANVMLRLTPGVHASTHEFIATAHEDQKFGLSMIPVGEDVSPAAAAVRFALEHQELNLLGLHAHIGSQIFESEGFALAAQKMLGFLAQVKKDHGVELPELDLGGGYGIAYTEVDTPSTPAVLAAAMAKVVGDTAAELGLAVPRISIEPGRAIAGTSTFTLYEAGVRKSVQVETADGSLVPRRYVSVDGGMSDNARPVLYDADYTAVLASRVTESDPIVSRVVGKHCESGDIVVRDVYLPEDVAAGDLLAVPGTGAYCWALASNYNYLGRPAVVAVRNGAARAIIRRETEADLLARDLGAK, encoded by the coding sequence ATGGCCATTTCACCACTTGCACCTTCCTGGCTGTCCTTCCCGCAGGACGCCAACGCGTTGCGTCCCATCGAATGGGCCGCCGGCGTCGCCCGGTCCGCGGACGGCGAACTGGCCGTCCAGGGCATCGGCGTCAAGGAGCTCGCCCGCGAGTTCGGCACCCCGCTGTTCGTGCTCGACGAGGACGACTTCCGCGCCCGTGCCCGCGGCTTCAAGCAGGCCTTCGACGAGGCGTTCAAGGACCTGTGCGGCGGGGTGGATGTCTACTACGCCGGCAAGGCGTTTTTGAGCATCGAGGTCGCCCGCTGGGTCACCGCCGAGGGCCTGCGCCTGGACACCTGCTCCGGCGGGGAAATGGCAGTGGCCCGGGTTGCGGGCGTGCCCGCCGTGAACCTCTCGCTGCACGGGAACAACAAATCCGTCACCGAGATCCGCACCGCCCTGGAGGCGGATTTGGGCCGAATCGTCGTGGACTCGCTCGACGAGCTCGAGCGCGTCGCGGACCTGGCCAGGGAAACCGGCAAGCGCGCCAACGTGATGCTGCGCCTGACCCCGGGCGTGCACGCCAGCACCCACGAATTCATCGCCACCGCCCACGAGGACCAGAAGTTCGGGCTCTCGATGATCCCGGTGGGCGAGGACGTTTCCCCGGCCGCCGCAGCCGTGCGCTTCGCGCTGGAGCACCAGGAGCTGAACCTGCTGGGCCTGCACGCGCACATCGGCTCGCAGATCTTCGAGTCCGAGGGCTTCGCCCTGGCCGCGCAGAAGATGCTCGGCTTCCTGGCACAGGTCAAGAAGGACCATGGCGTCGAGCTGCCCGAGCTGGATTTGGGCGGCGGCTACGGCATCGCCTACACCGAGGTCGACACCCCCAGCACACCGGCCGTGCTGGCCGCCGCGATGGCCAAGGTCGTGGGCGACACCGCCGCCGAGCTGGGCCTGGCGGTCCCGCGGATCTCCATCGAACCGGGCCGCGCCATCGCCGGAACCTCCACTTTCACCCTCTACGAGGCCGGCGTGCGCAAGTCCGTCCAGGTGGAAACCGCCGACGGCTCCCTGGTGCCGCGCCGCTACGTCTCGGTGGACGGCGGGATGAGCGACAACGCCCGCCCGGTGCTCTACGACGCGGACTACACCGCGGTGCTCGCTTCCCGTGTGACGGAAAGTGACCCGATTGTTTCCCGCGTGGTTGGCAAACACTGCGAATCCGGTGACATAGTCGTACGGGATGTTTACCTGCCCGAGGATGTTGCCGCAGGCGACCTGCTCGCGGTGCCCGGCACCGGGGCATACTGCTGGGCATTGGCCAGCAACTACAACTACCTGGGACGCCCCGCCGTGGTGGCGGTGCGCAACGGCGCGGCCCGCGCCATCATCCGCAGGGAAACCGAAGCCGACCTGTTGGCCCGCGACTTGGGAGCAAAGTAA
- a CDS encoding homoserine dehydrogenase yields the protein MKTLKVALLGCGNVGSQVARILTQDAAVLADRAGANLELAGIAVRNTAAKRDVDLPADLFTTDAEALVDGADIVIELLGGLEPAGSLIRRALSRGASVVTGNKALLAARGAELNALAFESGAQLRYEAAVAGAIPILRPISDSLSGDRITKVMGIVNGTTNFILDAMDTTGAAFEDVLGQAQDLGYAEADPTADVEGHDAAAKAAILASLAFHTDFSLEDVHCEGITKITAADVAAAKDAGMVIKLLAIAERGAKGIGVRVHPTLLRRNHPLAAVHGAFNAVFVEAENAGELMFYGAGAGGAPTASAVLGDTVAVARRVVSGGPLPAIAAQQKVQVMDFADIATSYWIGLRVTDEPGVLAAIAAIFAQHGVSIETLRQTVRPETNGGVADLRIVTHRSTESALAATVAAVSALAAVQEVTSVLRVEGN from the coding sequence GTGAAGACATTGAAGGTGGCCCTGCTGGGCTGCGGCAACGTGGGATCCCAGGTTGCCCGCATCCTGACACAGGATGCGGCGGTGCTGGCCGACCGTGCCGGCGCGAACCTTGAACTGGCGGGCATTGCCGTGCGCAACACCGCCGCCAAGCGCGACGTGGATCTGCCCGCGGACCTGTTCACCACCGACGCCGAGGCGCTGGTCGACGGCGCCGACATCGTCATCGAGCTGCTCGGCGGCCTCGAGCCGGCCGGTTCCCTGATTCGCCGGGCACTGTCCCGCGGCGCCTCGGTGGTCACCGGCAACAAGGCGCTGCTCGCGGCCCGGGGCGCGGAATTGAACGCGCTGGCCTTCGAATCCGGCGCCCAGCTGCGCTACGAGGCAGCCGTCGCCGGCGCCATCCCGATCCTGCGCCCGATCTCCGATTCCCTCTCCGGGGACCGGATCACCAAGGTCATGGGCATCGTCAACGGCACCACCAACTTCATCCTCGACGCCATGGACACCACCGGTGCCGCGTTCGAGGACGTGCTGGGCCAGGCCCAGGACCTGGGCTACGCCGAGGCCGACCCGACAGCCGATGTCGAGGGGCACGACGCCGCCGCCAAGGCCGCGATCCTCGCGTCGCTGGCCTTCCACACCGACTTTTCGCTCGAAGACGTGCACTGCGAGGGCATCACCAAGATCACCGCGGCCGACGTCGCGGCGGCCAAGGACGCGGGCATGGTCATCAAGCTGCTGGCCATCGCCGAACGCGGCGCCAAGGGCATCGGGGTGCGCGTGCACCCGACCCTGCTGCGCCGCAACCACCCGCTGGCCGCCGTCCACGGCGCGTTCAACGCGGTCTTCGTCGAGGCCGAAAACGCCGGGGAACTGATGTTCTACGGCGCCGGCGCCGGGGGAGCCCCGACCGCCTCGGCCGTGCTGGGCGACACCGTCGCGGTGGCCCGCCGCGTGGTCTCCGGAGGCCCGCTTCCGGCCATCGCCGCGCAGCAAAAGGTGCAGGTCATGGACTTCGCCGACATCGCCACCAGCTACTGGATCGGGCTGCGCGTCACCGACGAGCCCGGCGTGCTGGCCGCCATCGCCGCGATCTTTGCCCAGCACGGGGTTTCCATCGAGACGCTGCGCCAGACAGTGAGGCCGGAAACCAACGGCGGGGTCGCGGACCTGCGCATCGTCACCCACCGCTCCACCGAATCGGCGCTTGCCGCCACCGTGGCCGCAGTCTCCGCGCTGGCCGCCGTCCAAGAAGTAACCTCTGTCCTGCGAGTTGAAGGAAACTAA
- the argS gene encoding arginine--tRNA ligase has translation MTPEELSTAISACLRDAVAAGQISVDVPESVRVERPKSRDHGDWATNIALQLGKKASMNPRDFAKVLATRLADADGVAKVEIAGPGFLNITLEAGAAGELAKTIVEAGAAYGTNEALVGHEINMEFVSANPTGPLHIGHTRWAALGDSIARVLKASGATVTSEYYINDAGNQMNIFALSVYNRLHGLPVPEGGYPGGYIKELADAVADAHPDIRNLTQQAALPIVRHAAYVAQMADIKETLNDFGVEFDVFFSEQELHAGGAVEDAVARLREQGHIDDTDGAVWLRTTDFGDDKDRVLIRANGEPTYFAADAAYYLSKKDRGFTEKIYLLGADHHGYVNRLKAIAAAAGDDPKVNIEVLIGQLISVNGARLSKRAGNIIELRDLINWLGADALRYSLGRYPADSPMTIDPEQLKKNTNDNPVFYVQYAHARSRAASRNAVEKGVERTDFDATLLVHETENDLLAALGQFPSVVAQAATHREPHRVARHIELLAGAYHSWYAACRVTPVGDGTVEPIHRTRLWLNDATTQVLANGLDLLGVSAPEKM, from the coding sequence GTGACTCCTGAAGAACTCTCCACAGCCATTTCCGCTTGCCTCCGCGACGCCGTCGCCGCCGGCCAGATTTCCGTCGACGTACCCGAGAGCGTGCGAGTGGAGCGACCCAAGAGCCGCGACCACGGGGACTGGGCCACCAACATCGCCCTGCAGCTGGGCAAGAAGGCGTCCATGAACCCGCGCGACTTCGCCAAGGTCCTGGCCACCCGCCTGGCCGATGCCGACGGAGTCGCCAAGGTCGAGATCGCCGGACCGGGATTCTTGAACATCACCCTCGAGGCCGGCGCCGCCGGCGAACTGGCCAAGACCATCGTCGAGGCCGGTGCCGCCTACGGCACCAACGAGGCGCTGGTGGGCCACGAGATCAACATGGAGTTCGTCTCCGCGAACCCCACCGGCCCGCTGCACATCGGCCACACCCGCTGGGCGGCCCTGGGCGACTCGATCGCCCGCGTGCTCAAGGCCAGCGGCGCGACCGTCACCTCCGAGTACTACATCAACGACGCCGGCAACCAGATGAACATCTTTGCCCTGTCGGTCTACAACCGCCTGCACGGGCTGCCCGTGCCCGAGGGCGGCTACCCGGGCGGGTACATCAAGGAACTTGCCGATGCGGTGGCCGACGCGCACCCGGACATCCGCAACCTGACCCAGCAAGCGGCGTTGCCGATCGTCCGCCACGCCGCCTACGTGGCGCAGATGGCCGACATCAAGGAAACCCTCAACGACTTCGGCGTCGAGTTCGACGTGTTCTTCTCCGAGCAGGAACTGCACGCCGGCGGAGCGGTCGAGGACGCCGTGGCGCGCCTGCGCGAGCAGGGCCACATCGACGACACCGACGGCGCGGTCTGGCTGCGCACCACCGACTTCGGCGACGACAAGGACCGCGTGCTGATCCGCGCCAACGGGGAGCCGACCTACTTCGCCGCCGACGCCGCCTACTACCTGTCCAAGAAGGACCGCGGCTTCACCGAGAAGATCTACCTGCTCGGCGCCGACCACCACGGCTACGTCAACCGCCTCAAGGCCATCGCCGCGGCGGCCGGCGACGACCCGAAGGTCAACATCGAGGTGCTGATCGGCCAGCTGATCTCCGTGAACGGCGCCCGCCTGTCCAAGCGCGCCGGCAACATCATCGAACTGCGCGACTTGATCAACTGGCTTGGCGCCGACGCGCTGCGCTACTCGCTGGGCCGCTACCCGGCCGATTCGCCGATGACCATCGACCCGGAGCAGCTCAAGAAGAACACCAACGACAACCCGGTGTTCTACGTCCAGTACGCCCACGCACGCTCCCGCGCCGCCAGCCGCAACGCCGTGGAGAAGGGCGTTGAGCGCACCGACTTCGACGCCACGCTGCTGGTCCACGAAACCGAGAACGACCTGCTCGCGGCCCTGGGGCAGTTCCCCTCGGTCGTCGCCCAGGCAGCCACGCACCGCGAACCGCACCGCGTGGCCCGCCACATCGAGCTGCTCGCCGGCGCCTACCACTCCTGGTACGCCGCCTGCCGCGTGACCCCCGTGGGCGACGGCACCGTCGAGCCCATCCACCGCACCCGCCTCTGGCTCAACGACGCCACCACCCAGGTCCTGGCCAACGGGCTTGACCTGTTGGGCGTGTCCGCACCGGAAAAGATGTAA